In one window of Mastigocladopsis repens PCC 10914 DNA:
- a CDS encoding plasmid pRiA4b ORF-3 family protein: MTDSEKLVIYQLHIFILDISPMIWRRIKIRSDSTIADLHYMIQIVMGWTDSHLHRFIIHGKDYGIAQIGGMWFSDDPKVVKLSDFSWRMRERFLYEYDFGDNGVLHVK, translated from the coding sequence ATGACCGATTCTGAGAAACTTGTCATCTATCAGCTTCATATTTTTATCTTGGACATCAGTCCAATGATTTGGCGTAGGATAAAAATCCGCAGTGACAGTACAATCGCCGATTTGCACTACATGATCCAGATAGTAATGGGGTGGACGGATTCCCACTTACATCGTTTCATAATTCACGGTAAGGATTACGGGATTGCTCAAATTGGGGGAATGTGGTTTTCTGACGACCCTAAAGTTGTCAAATTATCAGATTTTAGCTGGAGAATGCGAGAACGTTTTTTATACGAATATGACTTCGGTGACAACGGGGTCTTACACGTAAAATAA
- a CDS encoding DUF6888 family protein gives MSQRYPTPEQNLTCFILSQNLTTLLLDISIVRLDERTGNIYILAGEETGILITRDGKWRYDE, from the coding sequence ATGAGTCAACGTTACCCAACGCCCGAACAAAACCTTACCTGTTTCATCCTGAGCCAAAACTTGACAACGTTGTTGTTAGATATCTCAATTGTGAGATTAGACGAGCGAACGGGAAACATTTACATCTTGGCTGGAGAAGAAACAGGTATTCTAATCACCCGTGATGGAAAGTGGAGATATGACGAATGA
- a CDS encoding ribbon-helix-helix protein, CopG family has protein sequence MAERINKRTHSDYTQSAAYLPKDLVKNFKQLAVELEIGHSEAMEEAIRMWCDVAIKKVNQR, from the coding sequence ATGGCTGAACGAATAAATAAACGGACTCATAGCGATTACACCCAGAGTGCCGCCTATCTCCCCAAAGATTTGGTGAAAAATTTCAAGCAATTAGCCGTGGAATTAGAGATTGGTCACAGTGAAGCAATGGAGGAAGCAATACGGATGTGGTGTGATGTGGCAATCAAAAAGGTAAATCAGAGGTGA
- a CDS encoding recombinase family protein, translated as MVQRIAIYCRVSTTDQSCERQERDLLEYSAVCGFEVVGVWKETASGIKHNRSERQKVMALAQSHSIDAILVTEMTRWGRSTIDLIETLQSLHSWHVSLIAQTGLQFDLNTPQGRLIAHLMASLAEFERDLVRERVRSGVAAAKARGQKFGRQPGQRLKADKLGPKVLQMVQQGYSYRKIAEILNLSKTTVNDIVKRHRQSAKKPELER; from the coding sequence TTGGTACAAAGAATTGCCATTTATTGTCGGGTTTCCACAACTGACCAGTCTTGTGAGCGACAAGAACGGGACTTATTAGAGTATTCTGCCGTTTGTGGTTTTGAGGTAGTTGGTGTTTGGAAGGAAACAGCCTCTGGAATTAAACACAATCGCTCTGAGCGACAAAAGGTTATGGCGTTAGCTCAAAGTCATAGTATTGATGCCATTTTGGTAACGGAGATGACCCGATGGGGCCGTAGCACCATTGATCTGATTGAGACTTTGCAGTCACTCCATAGTTGGCATGTTTCCTTAATTGCTCAAACCGGATTGCAATTTGATTTGAATACACCCCAAGGCAGGCTAATTGCTCATTTAATGGCATCTTTAGCTGAATTTGAACGGGATTTGGTACGAGAAAGGGTGCGTTCGGGGGTGGCGGCGGCTAAAGCCAGAGGTCAAAAGTTTGGCAGGCAGCCAGGACAACGGCTCAAAGCAGATAAGTTGGGCCCGAAAGTTTTGCAGATGGTGCAACAGGGGTACTCTTACCGCAAAATTGCAGAAATTCTCAACCTTAGCAAGACAACTGTCAATGATATTGTCAAACGCCACAGACAGTCAGCCAAGAAACCAGAGTTGGAAAGGTAA
- a CDS encoding protelomerase family protein produces the protein MNFEPLHAFTLSTLRNLEKLKSQDWKRVSIALATATGRRLAEIHQMSTEFRYVDPTTVDFTGQLKVKGDAAEYFEKNPSYKIPVLVDAELVVKGHAWLKENGKVVDNPKAVNRRYSGDISNAMKILKMKLGIEHGFFTYKGLREIYALVCNEIFNNNDSDNTLYLAQILGHGRGELLRGDDLIDMLTPQSYNSNFKVVGTACVLF, from the coding sequence ATCAATTTTGAGCCACTACACGCTTTTACCCTCTCAACGTTAAGAAATCTAGAAAAACTTAAGTCGCAGGACTGGAAGAGAGTATCAATTGCATTGGCAACAGCCACTGGTAGAAGATTGGCAGAGATTCATCAAATGAGTACCGAGTTTAGGTATGTTGACCCAACAACTGTTGACTTCACTGGTCAGTTGAAAGTCAAGGGAGATGCTGCTGAGTATTTTGAGAAAAATCCAAGTTATAAAATCCCTGTGTTGGTTGATGCCGAGCTAGTTGTCAAAGGTCATGCTTGGCTCAAAGAGAATGGCAAGGTCGTAGATAACCCCAAAGCTGTTAATCGTCGCTACAGTGGTGATATCTCTAATGCCATGAAGATTCTCAAAATGAAATTAGGAATTGAGCACGGCTTTTTTACATATAAAGGGCTTCGGGAAATCTACGCCCTGGTCTGTAACGAAATTTTTAACAATAACGACAGCGATAACACTCTTTACTTAGCTCAAATCCTTGGTCATGGTCGAGGAGAATTACTGCGTGGTGATGATTTGATTGATATGCTGACGCCGCAGTCCTACAATAGCAATTTCAAGGTCGTCGGGACGGCATGTGTTTTGTTTTGA
- a CDS encoding fatty acid desaturase family protein, which yields MSNDGAVTQLELLNRKATQQYNPRQILSIQDLSALNARSNSKGLLQLALHLTVMGCSGYLWGTNLGNWTLAIPALAIYGFSIASMFAPMHECVHTTAFAARPLNDAVAWCAGLLSFYNSTFFRYYHKWHHLYTRVPDKDPELTDPKPSNFVKYLLIISGLPWWLGKIRGHFQIAFGQFENYPFIPQSARTEVIRSTRLQLAAYAAMIAISIAVGQPWFLLYWLLPLIVGQPILRFILLAEHTGCTLDVNRLTNTRTTLTLWPVRFLMWNMPFHAEHHLYPSIPFHALADAHKQLSPHFAHIEPGYVKVNRDIVTKSGQSAI from the coding sequence ATGTCTAATGATGGTGCAGTTACTCAATTAGAATTATTAAATCGTAAAGCTACTCAACAGTACAACCCCCGCCAAATTCTTTCTATACAGGATTTGAGTGCTTTAAACGCTCGCTCCAACTCAAAAGGTCTGCTGCAACTGGCTTTGCATCTAACTGTCATGGGATGCAGCGGCTATCTGTGGGGGACAAACTTAGGCAATTGGACATTAGCAATCCCAGCACTAGCGATTTATGGTTTTAGTATTGCTTCTATGTTTGCACCTATGCATGAATGCGTTCACACAACTGCATTTGCTGCTCGTCCTTTAAATGACGCTGTTGCTTGGTGTGCAGGTTTGCTCTCATTTTATAACAGCACATTCTTCCGTTATTATCACAAATGGCATCACCTTTATACTCGCGTTCCTGATAAAGATCCAGAATTAACTGACCCCAAACCAAGCAACTTTGTCAAATACTTATTAATAATTAGCGGTTTACCCTGGTGGTTAGGAAAAATTCGGGGGCATTTTCAGATTGCATTCGGTCAATTTGAGAATTACCCATTTATCCCTCAATCAGCACGTACTGAAGTTATTCGCTCCACTCGGCTGCAATTAGCAGCTTATGCAGCTATGATCGCTATCTCAATTGCAGTAGGTCAGCCTTGGTTTCTACTTTATTGGCTGCTGCCATTGATTGTTGGTCAGCCAATTCTGCGTTTTATTCTGCTAGCAGAACATACAGGTTGCACTCTTGATGTTAATCGGCTGACGAATACGCGCACAACACTAACCCTCTGGCCTGTGCGATTTTTGATGTGGAATATGCCGTTTCATGCAGAGCATCATTTATACCCATCAATTCCTTTCCACGCGCTGGCTGATGCTCATAAGCAGTTGAGTCCGCACTTTGCTCACATTGAACCTGGCTATGTAAAAGTTAATAGGGATATTGTGACTAAATCGGGACAATCAGCAATATGA
- a CDS encoding Tn3 family transposase encodes MKRQWDATELVEHFTLMPEEMVLLENKSEDNSLGFAVLLKFFQMEARYPRSKQEVPKQVVSYINDWKDLIVEIESDGRERINRVNYEICVLQTLRDRLRSKEIWVIGAKRYCNPEEDLPQDFDIHRETYYQAIGQPLLAEKFITTLQQEMTDALTMLDKGMPKNTRVKIQEKNNGWIKVSPLEAQPEPINILHLKREIDQRWFMTSLLDILKEADLRIGFTNHFKNIGVRSHLERDILQRRLLLCLYGLGSNMGLKRICAGIDGNKETDLRYVKKHYIHREHLRNAIAQIVNATLSARKTAIWGEGTTSCASDSKKFGSWDQNLMTEWHIRYGGRGVMIYWHVEKKSACIYSQLKTCSSSEVAAMIEGLLRHCTDMKVKKNYVDTHGQNEMAYAFCRLLGFDLMPRIKRIGDKKLYLPWTDQKQNYPNLQPVLTKAIDWELIRQQYDQMIKYATALRLGTVEADTILKRFSAKALQHPTQRALNELGRAVKTIFLCRYLHSEALRREINEGLNVVEQWNGANSFIFYGKNSEIATNRLDEQELSVLCLHLLQMCLVYINTLMIQKVLADPVWMKRMTPVDLRGLTPLIWGHVNPYGTFRLDMSERLELDVA; translated from the coding sequence TTGAAAAGACAGTGGGACGCGACTGAGCTGGTCGAGCATTTTACGCTGATGCCCGAAGAAATGGTACTACTTGAGAATAAAAGTGAGGACAATAGTTTAGGATTTGCGGTTTTGCTCAAGTTCTTTCAGATGGAAGCGAGATATCCACGCAGCAAGCAAGAAGTCCCAAAACAAGTTGTCTCTTACATTAATGACTGGAAGGATTTGATTGTTGAGATCGAGAGTGATGGACGAGAGCGGATTAACCGAGTAAATTACGAAATTTGCGTATTGCAAACATTGCGGGACAGGTTACGCTCCAAAGAAATCTGGGTCATCGGGGCAAAACGCTACTGCAACCCAGAAGAGGATTTACCTCAAGACTTTGACATACACCGAGAAACTTACTATCAAGCAATTGGGCAACCACTCTTAGCAGAAAAATTTATTACTACACTCCAACAGGAAATGACCGATGCTCTGACTATGTTGGACAAAGGAATGCCCAAAAATACAAGAGTCAAGATTCAAGAGAAAAACAACGGTTGGATTAAGGTTTCGCCACTTGAAGCTCAACCCGAACCAATAAATATTTTGCACTTGAAACGTGAAATAGACCAACGCTGGTTCATGACAAGTTTGCTGGACATCTTGAAAGAAGCCGATTTGCGAATTGGCTTTACCAATCATTTCAAAAATATTGGTGTCCGTTCTCACCTAGAGCGAGATATTCTGCAAAGACGGTTATTGTTGTGTTTATATGGTCTGGGGTCGAATATGGGACTCAAACGTATCTGTGCAGGTATTGATGGCAATAAAGAAACTGACCTGCGTTACGTCAAAAAGCACTACATCCACCGTGAACATCTACGTAACGCTATTGCCCAGATTGTAAATGCCACTTTATCGGCACGCAAAACAGCGATTTGGGGAGAGGGTACTACTTCCTGTGCTTCTGACTCGAAAAAGTTTGGTTCGTGGGATCAGAACCTGATGACCGAATGGCACATCCGCTACGGTGGTCGTGGGGTGATGATTTACTGGCACGTCGAGAAAAAGTCTGCGTGCATTTATTCTCAACTCAAAACCTGCTCCAGTAGTGAGGTGGCAGCGATGATTGAGGGACTGCTGCGTCACTGTACGGATATGAAAGTGAAGAAAAACTACGTTGATACTCACGGGCAAAACGAGATGGCATATGCGTTCTGTCGCTTGTTGGGTTTCGACTTGATGCCGAGGATCAAGCGGATTGGAGACAAAAAACTCTACTTGCCTTGGACCGACCAGAAACAAAATTACCCTAATTTACAACCCGTGCTTACCAAGGCGATTGATTGGGAATTGATTCGTCAACAGTATGACCAAATGATTAAATATGCTACTGCGCTGCGATTAGGTACGGTGGAAGCAGATACGATTTTGAAACGGTTTAGTGCGAAAGCGCTGCAACATCCGACACAACGGGCATTGAATGAATTGGGTAGGGCGGTTAAAACTATTTTTCTGTGTCGTTACCTGCATTCGGAAGCTCTGCGGCGCGAAATTAATGAAGGGTTAAATGTTGTGGAGCAGTGGAATGGTGCCAATAGTTTTATTTTTTACGGCAAGAACAGTGAAATTGCGACTAACCGCTTAGATGAGCAGGAGTTATCGGTGTTATGTCTCCATTTGTTGCAGATGTGCTTGGTCTATATTAACACCTTGATGATTCAGAAGGTTTTGGCTGACCCTGTATGGATGAAACGAATGACACCCGTAGATTTGCGAGGGCTAACACCTTTGATTTGGGGTCATGTTAATCCTTATGGAACTTTTAGGTTGGATATGAGCGAGCGGTTGGAGCTTGATGTGGCGTAA
- a CDS encoding tyrosine-type recombinase/integrase, with amino-acid sequence MNTKANANFNFNPQSLALTEPVPLTLHPAEVYLNSLGEGSRRTMREALNAIARQLTADTCDASTLDWSKLRYQHTAAVRSVLMEKYSPAMANKMLCALRRTLKEAWRLGLMSTEEYGRATDIESVRGKSLLKGRALNPLEISALWDDCREDNSRLGARDAALLAVLTVGLRRSEVTHLDLTDFKPRSRSLTIRFAKGGKERIVYLPETGVRAVQDWLKVRKKEPGPLFYPLDKAQQVIPRRMSEQGIFRALQRRGERAGVENFTPHDFRRTFIGNLLDAGVDIVTVSKLAGHASPSTTSKYDRRGEEALKRAIDLLNVPLKSTTSSSSQACDHRKHKQRVSRGREVPTTSNLKCPSCKSKELQKNGFQVLADGLKHQRFQCKSCGYVFTPLLSIPN; translated from the coding sequence GTGAACACTAAAGCGAACGCCAATTTCAATTTCAACCCACAATCGCTGGCGTTAACCGAACCAGTACCGTTGACATTACACCCAGCTGAGGTTTATCTCAATAGTCTTGGTGAGGGTTCAAGGCGGACGATGCGAGAGGCGTTGAATGCGATTGCCAGACAGTTGACGGCGGACACTTGTGATGCTTCTACTCTCGATTGGTCGAAGTTGCGCTACCAACATACTGCTGCGGTACGGTCAGTGTTGATGGAAAAATACAGTCCCGCGATGGCGAACAAGATGCTGTGCGCCCTGCGGCGGACGTTGAAGGAAGCATGGCGATTGGGGTTGATGTCTACGGAGGAGTATGGACGGGCAACTGATATTGAATCTGTGCGGGGTAAGAGTTTACTGAAAGGGCGGGCGCTCAATCCATTAGAAATTTCTGCACTATGGGATGATTGTAGAGAGGATAATTCAAGATTAGGAGCGAGGGATGCGGCGCTGTTGGCGGTTCTGACGGTAGGGTTGCGTCGCAGTGAAGTGACACACCTTGATTTGACTGATTTTAAGCCGCGCAGTCGGTCATTAACTATACGGTTCGCCAAGGGAGGCAAGGAGCGAATTGTCTATTTACCTGAAACCGGAGTACGGGCAGTTCAGGATTGGTTGAAAGTTCGCAAAAAAGAACCAGGACCGTTATTTTATCCCTTAGATAAGGCGCAACAAGTTATACCGAGACGCATGAGCGAACAGGGGATATTTCGAGCATTGCAACGGCGAGGAGAACGCGCAGGGGTAGAAAATTTTACTCCCCATGATTTTAGAAGAACTTTTATTGGTAATTTATTAGATGCAGGGGTGGATATTGTCACGGTATCCAAGCTTGCAGGTCATGCGTCACCAAGTACTACTTCTAAGTATGATCGGCGTGGGGAAGAGGCTCTCAAGCGGGCGATTGATTTATTGAATGTACCATTAAAAAGCACTACCTCTAGCAGTAGCCAAGCTTGCGATCATCGGAAACATAAACAGCGAGTTTCAAGAGGGCGAGAAGTGCCAACCACATCGAATCTAAAATGCCCCAGCTGCAAATCAAAGGAGCTTCAAAAAAACGGTTTTCAGGTATTAGCCGATGGGTTAAAGCACCAACGTTTTCAATGTAAAAGCTGTGGTTATGTGTTTACCCCCCTTTTATCAATTCCGAATTAA
- a CDS encoding IS982 family transposase yields the protein MFSLESLFCHVDDFCKGFESQWHKKLLIHGGIKRIRARSLCLSEIMTILIAFHQNHYRNFKHFYLNHVKQQWSCAFPALPSYQRFIEWIPSTLIPLCVYLKHCFGQCTGIGFIDSTCLKVCHNRRISRHKVFEGLAARGKTSVDWFFGFKLHIVVNELGQLLNVTLTPGNVDDRQPVPDLLSELFGKIFADRGYVSQKLACQLLEDFGIQFFAKPRRNMKNKLMLLHDKLLSRKRSIIETINDQLKNISQIEHSRHRSPVNFCVNVLCGLIGYCHQPKKPSLQMEWLLSHTA from the coding sequence ATGTTTAGTTTAGAATCTTTGTTCTGCCATGTAGATGATTTCTGTAAGGGGTTTGAAAGCCAATGGCACAAGAAGCTGTTGATACATGGAGGAATAAAACGGATTCGGGCTAGAAGTCTGTGTTTGAGTGAAATAATGACGATACTAATTGCATTTCATCAAAATCACTACCGGAATTTCAAGCATTTTTATTTGAATCATGTCAAACAACAATGGAGTTGTGCTTTTCCGGCGCTGCCGAGTTATCAACGATTCATTGAATGGATACCATCAACCTTGATACCTTTGTGCGTTTACCTGAAGCATTGTTTTGGACAGTGTACGGGTATCGGTTTTATCGATTCAACATGTCTGAAGGTCTGCCATAATCGTCGGATTTCTCGGCATAAGGTTTTTGAAGGTTTAGCCGCTCGTGGAAAGACTTCTGTGGATTGGTTTTTTGGTTTTAAACTTCATATTGTCGTCAATGAACTTGGTCAGCTTTTAAATGTGACTCTTACTCCTGGTAATGTTGATGACCGTCAACCTGTTCCCGATTTACTGAGTGAACTTTTTGGCAAAATTTTTGCCGATAGGGGTTATGTTTCTCAAAAGCTGGCTTGTCAACTATTAGAAGACTTCGGCATTCAATTTTTTGCCAAACCTCGCCGTAACATGAAAAACAAGCTCATGCTTCTCCATGACAAACTTTTATCCCGTAAACGCTCGATCATTGAGACCATTAACGACCAACTTAAGAATATTTCTCAGATCGAACATTCTCGACACCGAAGCCCTGTTAATTTCTGCGTTAACGTTCTCTGCGGATTAATTGGTTACTGCCATCAACCTAAGAAACCCAGCCTTCAGATGGAGTGGCTTTTATCTCATACAGCTTAA
- the glnT gene encoding type III glutamate--ammonia ligase, translating into MTNSLSETAREKSIRYFLISFTDLFGVQRAKLVPAASIDSMAANGAGFAGFAAWLDMTPADPDILAIPDRASLFQLPWEPEVAWMSADLYTVSGQPIEQTPRLVLKRVLKQAKELGYSVRTGVECEYFLLNSEGNSISDLRDRQSKPCYDQQALMRRYEVIREICDAMLTLGWGAYQNDHEDANGQFEMNWMYADALITADRHAFFKYMVKTIAEKHGLRATFMPKPFPHLTGNGCHTHLSIWDAAGKVNLFHDEQGELGLSALAYQFIAGVLHSAEALCAFSNPTINSYKRINAPVTTSGATWAPSTITYSGNNRTHAIRIPEAGRFEFRLADGAANPYLLAAALIAAGLDGIVQKRNPGPRYDNNSYTDPLPLDRVKQLPTNLLDALRCLKANTVLTQSLGERLTAAYLKLKHQQWNEYSTCITPWELENTLDC; encoded by the coding sequence TTGACTAACTCACTTTCTGAAACTGCCCGCGAAAAGAGTATTCGTTATTTTCTAATTTCATTCACCGATTTGTTTGGGGTGCAACGGGCAAAACTTGTGCCTGCTGCAAGCATTGATAGCATGGCAGCCAATGGTGCAGGCTTCGCGGGATTTGCGGCTTGGCTAGACATGACTCCAGCAGATCCAGATATTTTAGCGATCCCCGACAGAGCTAGTCTGTTTCAATTACCTTGGGAACCTGAAGTTGCCTGGATGAGCGCAGATCTCTACACTGTGAGTGGGCAACCTATAGAACAAACCCCCAGACTGGTGCTAAAGCGCGTTCTCAAACAAGCCAAGGAGTTAGGCTATAGCGTCCGCACAGGAGTCGAGTGTGAGTATTTTTTGCTTAATAGCGAAGGTAATAGTATATCTGATTTGCGCGATCGCCAGAGTAAACCCTGCTATGACCAACAAGCCCTGATGCGCCGCTATGAGGTAATTCGCGAAATCTGTGATGCCATGTTGACACTTGGATGGGGTGCTTACCAAAACGACCATGAAGACGCAAATGGTCAGTTTGAGATGAATTGGATGTATGCCGATGCCCTGATCACCGCAGATCGTCATGCCTTCTTTAAATATATGGTCAAAACTATTGCCGAAAAGCACGGGTTGCGTGCTACCTTCATGCCCAAGCCTTTCCCCCATTTGACTGGTAACGGCTGCCACACTCATCTGTCTATCTGGGATGCCGCAGGCAAAGTAAATCTCTTCCACGACGAGCAGGGAGAACTGGGACTCTCAGCTTTAGCTTACCAGTTCATTGCAGGCGTGTTGCATTCTGCCGAAGCGTTGTGTGCTTTTTCAAATCCCACAATCAATTCCTACAAGCGAATTAACGCACCCGTCACTACTTCAGGGGCAACTTGGGCTCCTAGCACCATTACCTACAGCGGTAATAACCGCACTCACGCTATCCGCATTCCTGAGGCTGGGCGCTTTGAGTTCCGTCTGGCTGACGGTGCAGCTAATCCCTACCTACTAGCTGCTGCACTCATCGCCGCCGGACTCGATGGAATTGTGCAAAAGCGCAATCCTGGACCACGTTATGACAATAATAGCTATACAGATCCGCTTCCCCTTGATCGGGTAAAACAGCTGCCGACAAACTTATTGGATGCATTACGCTGCTTAAAAGCAAACACAGTTCTAACCCAAAGCCTTGGAGAACGGTTAACAGCAGCTTATTTAAAATTGAAACACCAACAGTGGAATGAATACAGTACTTGCATCACTCCTTGGGAACTGGAAAATACCTTAGATTGCTAA
- a CDS encoding DUF6887 family protein, with product MSKPNFAMMTKSELKLYLLEHRNDTEAFHALMDKVNAEPNQTFYTVDEADVLENLIEAKRQSKDNQ from the coding sequence ATGAGTAAACCAAACTTTGCAATGATGACGAAATCGGAACTTAAGCTCTATCTACTAGAACATCGCAACGATACAGAAGCGTTTCACGCACTTATGGACAAGGTAAACGCTGAACCTAACCAAACATTTTACACAGTAGATGAGGCTGATGTGTTGGAAAATTTGATTGAAGCAAAACGACAATCAAAAGACAATCAGTGA
- a CDS encoding alkaline phosphatase D family protein, which yields MQWFDVERLLSSQMRRRRFMIGAGAMSGLALATQCSRKVNAQSTFSAYPFSLGVASGDPLPDSVVLWTRLAPEPLNSGGGMPSENFRVQWQVASDENMQQVVRSGTAMSTPEFAHSVHVEVQGLEPEHWYWYQFRVGNEVSQIGRTRTAPLPGAPVSQLNFAFVTCQKWEDGFYSAYRNLANEELDVVFHLGDYIYEYGINSTGGVRNVSLPEQFQQQTKTLEQYRLRYALYKTDPDLQSCHALFPFVVTWDDHEVDNDYTDELSEKNDPVEDFLERRAAAYRAYYEHQPLRRFSVPRGPDMLLYRRLTFGNLAEFSVLDTRQYRSDQPCGDGETPRCEAALDQAKTMTGDRQERWLLNGLDRSQTQWNVIAQQVLMAQLDHKIGSGEVFWNDSWDGYPLARNRILSHIADRKIANPVVITGDWHSTFVNDLKLDFNDPNSRTVASEFVTPSLTSNGDQIVYGPYYGPMIPENPHIKFFDGDRRGYFRVNLNHERWQTDLRFVTTVSRSDAPINTFASFVVENGRPGVQQG from the coding sequence ATGCAGTGGTTCGATGTTGAGCGCTTGCTATCAAGCCAGATGCGACGACGGCGCTTTATGATTGGTGCTGGAGCCATGAGTGGGTTAGCCCTGGCTACTCAGTGCTCCAGAAAAGTCAATGCCCAGTCTACATTCTCTGCTTATCCATTTAGTTTGGGTGTCGCTTCCGGGGATCCACTACCAGACAGTGTTGTTCTGTGGACAAGACTAGCACCAGAGCCACTCAATTCAGGAGGTGGAATGCCTTCTGAGAATTTCAGAGTGCAGTGGCAAGTTGCAAGCGATGAAAATATGCAACAAGTTGTTCGCAGTGGCACAGCCATGTCAACTCCAGAGTTTGCCCACTCCGTTCATGTCGAGGTGCAAGGACTAGAGCCTGAGCACTGGTATTGGTATCAATTTCGAGTCGGTAATGAAGTCAGCCAGATTGGTCGGACTCGTACTGCTCCACTTCCTGGCGCTCCTGTTTCTCAGCTAAACTTTGCGTTTGTCACCTGTCAGAAGTGGGAAGATGGTTTTTACTCTGCTTACCGCAACTTAGCAAACGAAGAGCTAGATGTGGTCTTCCATTTAGGTGACTACATTTACGAATATGGTATCAATTCTACAGGTGGGGTACGTAATGTGTCCTTACCAGAGCAGTTTCAGCAACAGACAAAAACTCTAGAACAGTATCGCCTGCGCTATGCTCTGTACAAAACTGACCCAGACTTACAGTCATGCCATGCCTTGTTTCCGTTTGTGGTCACTTGGGACGACCATGAAGTAGACAACGATTACACTGACGAGCTTTCAGAAAAAAACGACCCAGTTGAAGATTTCCTTGAGCGGCGAGCGGCTGCTTATAGAGCTTACTACGAGCATCAGCCCCTACGCCGATTCTCCGTGCCACGAGGGCCAGATATGCTCCTTTATCGGCGACTGACTTTTGGAAATTTAGCTGAGTTTAGCGTGCTTGACACGCGACAGTATCGTAGCGACCAACCATGCGGCGATGGTGAGACACCCCGCTGTGAGGCAGCATTAGACCAAGCAAAGACAATGACTGGCGACAGGCAAGAACGTTGGCTGTTGAACGGTTTGGACCGTTCCCAGACACAGTGGAACGTCATTGCCCAGCAAGTGCTGATGGCCCAGTTGGATCATAAGATAGGGTCAGGCGAAGTCTTTTGGAACGACTCTTGGGACGGGTATCCCCTTGCACGCAACCGCATCCTCAGCCATATTGCAGACCGAAAGATTGCTAATCCGGTTGTGATCACTGGGGATTGGCACTCTACATTCGTTAATGACCTCAAACTGGATTTCAATGACCCTAACTCACGTACCGTCGCTAGTGAGTTCGTGACCCCCTCACTTACTAGCAACGGCGACCAAATTGTCTACGGTCCTTACTACGGTCCGATGATCCCAGAGAATCCACATATTAAGTTCTTCGATGGCGATCGCCGTGGCTACTTCCGGGTCAACCTCAACCACGAGCGCTGGCAGACAGATCTGCGTTTTGTCACAACCGTCAGCCGTTCCGACGCACCGATCAACACCTTTGCTTCATTTGTTGTTGAAAATGGTCGCCCGGGCGTTCAACAAGGGTAG
- a CDS encoding site-specific integrase: protein MKINRHGRAKILTTEEIQLVFAQGFDSKRDKTLFGVCLFTAARIREACTLLTEDIYTLKGQVRPRLIIRKANTKGKLATRSIPVIEDLRQKHWGDS, encoded by the coding sequence GTGAAAATTAACAGGCACGGTCGCGCCAAAATTCTGACAACCGAAGAGATACAGTTAGTTTTTGCCCAAGGGTTTGACTCGAAGCGCGATAAAACCTTGTTTGGCGTGTGCCTGTTTACTGCTGCAAGAATTCGTGAAGCGTGTACCCTGTTGACTGAGGACATTTACACACTCAAGGGACAGGTTAGACCACGACTCATCATCAGGAAAGCGAACACTAAAGGTAAGCTGGCTACACGGTCGATACCAGTCATTGAAGACTTGCGTCAAAAGCACTGGGGCGACAGCTAG